In Prochlorococcus marinus CUG1435, the genomic window AACTTCTACAGGAGCTGCTAAAGCAGTTGCACTAGTTTACCCAGAAATGAAAGGCAAATTGACAGGAATCGCAATGAGGGTTCCTACACCTAATGTTTCCGCAGTGGATTTCGTTTTCGAATCTTCTAAATCTGTCACAAGCGAAGAAGTGAATAATGCGCTTAAGGAAGCATCTTTAGGTTCAATGAAGGGCGTTATTAAGTACGGTGACGAACCTTTAGTATCAAGCGATTATGCAGGTACTAATGAATCATCAATTGTAGATAGTGACCTTACTATGTGTATCGGAGATAATCTTGTGAAGGTTCTTGCATGGTATGACAACGAGTGGGGCTATAGCCAGAGGGTTGTAGACCTAGCAGAGATTGTTGCTAAAAATTGGGAATAATTAAAAGTGCTTAAAAGGTGTATTTTTTAATAATGCACCTTTTTTTTTATCTTGAAATTCTATTGATGCTTTACCATTAGCAAAATAGCCAATTTCGTTAATATTTTTATCTAGTCTAATTAAATTCGTTGCCCATTTTTTGGGTAATGAGAAAACTAATTCGTAATCTTCACCTCCAAAAAAATAATATTCATCCCATTTTTCTCCCTTTGGCCAATCTTTATCTTTGGGTATTTTTTCATAATTCAAAATTGCTTTACATTTGCTAGCGATTGCTAAATCCTGCACCGCTTGAAAAAGCCCATCACTGCTATCAGTACAACCTAATTTGTTTATTTTTTTATTGGAGCGAGTTTTAAGGAGATTTTTCAGAAAATATGGGTAAACTTTAGGGCGGCAAAAATGTTGGATGGACTTTTTGATTAATCTTTCATTAAGAGAAATATTATTATCGAAATTTATTTTACTTTGAATCATAAATCCTAATTTGCTAAGACCATGAATTCCTGTAGTTAAGATAATATCGCCTGGTTTACAGGCATTTCTTCGTAATTCAAGTTCACCTTGAATCCCAAAGGCTGTTATTGATATAGTTTTTTGATTTCCCTTTGAGCAATCTCCCCCAAGAATTATCCCACCATATTTTTTTAAAGCTTTATTTATTCCTTTATACAATTCTTCAACCCAAAACCATTCAGTTTTAGCAGGTAATATTAGGCTTATCGTAATACCTAAAGTTTTTTTACTACCACTAGATAATAAGTCAGAGATGTTGCTTACAACTGCTTTCCATCCAAGGTCTTTAGGGCAAATGATTAGGTCATTGAAATGAATATTTTCAACTAAAGAATCATTATTGATAAGTAAGTCATCATTTTTAGTTTTGATTAAAGCACAATCATCTGAAATTTGATTTTTAGGCATAAATTTTCTAAGCCTATTAATTAATTCCTTTTCTCCTATATTTTCTAATGTTTCTTTATGCATTTAATTTGAGGTTTTCAATCCCTTCTAAAACATTAATTGAGATTATTGTGTCATCTTTGGTTAGCTCTTCTAATACATCAAAACCATCTACTACATAACCAAAGGCAGCATTCCTTCCATCAATTAAATTTCGACCTGCTGGATTCAATTCTGCTTCATATAAAAAGAAGAAAAATTGCGATGAGCCATCATCAACTGCCGTATTTGAATGAGACCACCCTAGAGTTCCAAGAGTTGCGAAAGGTAATGTTGGTGTTTCAGTGTAAAAGCCTAAATCTTCAAAAGTTTGATTATAAAAAGTGTCCGTTTCATCAGGAATTCTAATTTCTAAAGGAACGTGACGTTCTTCATTTGTTACAGGATCTACGTAACCAATTGCTTCACCTAATGGATCGCCTGTTTGCAGAACAAAAAATTCTTCTGCTCTATTGATAGGTAAATCTTCGTAGAAATTTTTTGAAGATAAATCAATAAATGCCCCTGAGGTAAGAGGAGCGTTGTATCCATCTACAATTGCTTTCATGTCTCCTTTGGAGGTTTTTATATTAACTGTTGCTCTGCCAAGTAATCTTGGTAAGCTATCAAATTCTTCAGGAATAGAGTAAGGAAATTGACTTGGTAGAAAATATTCTTCTAATCCACCGATTTTATCTAAAGCCTCTTTTCGGGTAGCTATAAATGAGAACTTGTTTTTAGATTTAGCTTGATCTTGAAGAGTTTCAAGATTTTCTTTGAGCTCTAAAAAAGTTTTTTCAGCAATTTTCTTCTTATCACTTGGTAAATCTTGAATAATTTTATTTTGGTATTTTTTTAGTAAAGATTGACATTTTGTAACAGTTTTTGTTAGAGCAGGCCATCTTCCGCCTCGTACAAGGTCACTAGTGTCTTCTAATTTATGTTGAATTTCTTGCAATTCAACTTGCTTGATAGGCAGTGCGTTTCTAAGGATTGCATTAGGGTCTTTTACCGCATTTCCAGTGGGTAAATCAGCGAGAACTTGAGTCGGTTTAAAGAGAAAAACCTGTAAAATTCCGATTGTTAGAATTAATAAAAGTTTGTTCTGATTTGATAAGAATTTTTGCATAGCACTCTTGCAGGTTTATGATCCTTGGGGATGTAATACAGGAATGATTTCCAGTAACGATTTTCGCACAGGTACTACCATCGAACTAGATGGACAAGTTTGGCGTGTTGTAGAGTTTCTACATGTCAAGCCTGGTAAGGGTTCTGCTTTTGTGCGAACAAAATTAAAATCAGTTCAAAGCGGCAACGTGGTTGAAAAAACTTTTCGAGCCGGAGAATCAGTACAGCAGGCTATCCTTGAGAAGTCTAACCTGCAACACACTTATGTGGAGTCTGGAGATTATGTTTTTATGGATATGACAAGTTTTGAAGAGACAAGACTGTCCCCTGAACAAATCGGTAAAGGCGCAAAATATTTGAAAGAGGGAATGGAGGTTAATGTTATTTTCCATAATGGTAAAGTTTTAGAGGTAGAACTTCCCATATCTATTACCTTGAAAGTTACAGAGACCGATCCTGGAGTTAAAGGAGATACTGCTAGTGGGGGCACGAAACCCGCTATTCTAGAAACAGGTGCTCAAGTTATGGTTCCTTTATTTATTTCTGTTGGAGAAATGATTAAAGTTGATACTCGTAATGATAGTTATCTTGGAAGAGAAAATTAATTGCTATGAACTTAGATCATGAAGACTTAAATCGTTTAATAGAAAAAATCTCAAAAAGCGATTTTCAAGA contains:
- the thiL gene encoding thiamine-phosphate kinase, which codes for MHKETLENIGEKELINRLRKFMPKNQISDDCALIKTKNDDLLINNDSLVENIHFNDLIICPKDLGWKAVVSNISDLLSSGSKKTLGITISLILPAKTEWFWVEELYKGINKALKKYGGIILGGDCSKGNQKTISITAFGIQGELELRRNACKPGDIILTTGIHGLSKLGFMIQSKINFDNNISLNERLIKKSIQHFCRPKVYPYFLKNLLKTRSNKKINKLGCTDSSDGLFQAVQDLAIASKCKAILNYEKIPKDKDWPKGEKWDEYYFFGGEDYELVFSLPKKWATNLIRLDKNINEIGYFANGKASIEFQDKKKGALLKNTPFKHF
- a CDS encoding peptidylprolyl isomerase, with product MQKFLSNQNKLLLILTIGILQVFLFKPTQVLADLPTGNAVKDPNAILRNALPIKQVELQEIQHKLEDTSDLVRGGRWPALTKTVTKCQSLLKKYQNKIIQDLPSDKKKIAEKTFLELKENLETLQDQAKSKNKFSFIATRKEALDKIGGLEEYFLPSQFPYSIPEEFDSLPRLLGRATVNIKTSKGDMKAIVDGYNAPLTSGAFIDLSSKNFYEDLPINRAEEFFVLQTGDPLGEAIGYVDPVTNEERHVPLEIRIPDETDTFYNQTFEDLGFYTETPTLPFATLGTLGWSHSNTAVDDGSSQFFFFLYEAELNPAGRNLIDGRNAAFGYVVDGFDVLEELTKDDTIISINVLEGIENLKLNA
- the efp gene encoding elongation factor P; translated protein: MISSNDFRTGTTIELDGQVWRVVEFLHVKPGKGSAFVRTKLKSVQSGNVVEKTFRAGESVQQAILEKSNLQHTYVESGDYVFMDMTSFEETRLSPEQIGKGAKYLKEGMEVNVIFHNGKVLEVELPISITLKVTETDPGVKGDTASGGTKPAILETGAQVMVPLFISVGEMIKVDTRNDSYLGREN